The Gemmata palustris genome includes a region encoding these proteins:
- a CDS encoding spermidine synthase codes for MLAVLYATTLFVGAALLFLVQPLVGKLLLPLVGGTPGVWNTCMVFFQIVLLGGYLYAHRSTGKFGVRRQAVFHLLLLAAVIVSFKAAIAYTGSPVAVVPSMLPDDQDSLLLMVARLGVVVWISIGVPFFVLSTTSPLLQRWFATTGHPAAKDPYFLYAASNAGSLLGLLAYPLLIEPRLTLQDQQWVFAGGVLGYVALVVACALTVIRNGERPAPSAEPKGDVPEALGSELAPPTSVFPVSARRIGRWVVLATLPSSLLLGVTTHISTDLAPVPLLWVAPLALYLMSFILVFARWPDGVHRVVGRVTPMLLLFVVLTLLLNAAEPLALVVLLHMAAFFGVCLVCHGELAKDRPPAEYLTAFYFWLSFGGVLGGLFNALIAPLLFSSLGMVEYPLALVLAGAIRPHDDEQEGKLRVPDVVLVLVLLGLSVGLVLTVQQFLKMPVEQSAPDAVAQRLLRGGLMFGIPGVAAFALIRKPARYSLALAAILLAGAFDTGLFGETLHKERNFFGVIRVTRDGKFIKLIHGTTLHGQQRADEPGQPRPMTYYHQKGPVGNLFDALPRERVNNVAVVGLGTGAVASYAQPGQKWTFYEIDPAVVRIANDKQYFRFLSDCRGSCDVILGDARRHLNRAPDGAFDVIILDGFCSDAIPVHLLTREAIALYMSKLAPNGIIALHVSNAHLNLPPLIRRLADDHSPSLATRYCHDVPLDGEPEDGKTESQWMLLARSESDLAPVLNFNKTHAKKSFIQWDPVDLVDGPIWRDDFANLLRVWKRRGEE; via the coding sequence TTGCTCGCCGTTCTATACGCGACGACTCTGTTCGTAGGCGCAGCCCTGCTGTTCCTCGTGCAACCACTCGTCGGCAAGCTGCTCTTACCGCTCGTCGGGGGTACGCCCGGGGTGTGGAACACCTGTATGGTGTTCTTCCAAATCGTGCTCCTCGGCGGTTATCTCTACGCGCACCGCAGCACCGGGAAGTTCGGCGTCCGCCGGCAGGCCGTGTTTCACCTGTTGTTGCTCGCGGCGGTCATCGTGTCGTTCAAGGCGGCGATCGCGTACACGGGTTCGCCGGTCGCGGTCGTCCCCTCCATGCTACCGGACGACCAGGACTCGTTGCTCCTGATGGTCGCGCGACTCGGCGTTGTCGTCTGGATTTCCATCGGCGTGCCGTTCTTTGTGCTGTCCACCACGTCCCCACTGCTCCAACGGTGGTTCGCCACGACCGGCCACCCGGCCGCCAAAGACCCCTATTTCCTCTACGCGGCGAGTAACGCCGGCAGCCTACTCGGGCTCCTCGCGTACCCGCTCTTGATCGAACCGCGGCTCACGCTCCAGGACCAGCAGTGGGTGTTCGCGGGCGGCGTGCTCGGGTACGTGGCGCTGGTAGTGGCGTGCGCGCTCACCGTCATCAGGAACGGGGAGCGCCCGGCCCCGAGCGCGGAACCAAAAGGGGACGTGCCGGAGGCTCTGGGGTCGGAACTTGCCCCCCCCACGTCCGTGTTTCCCGTTTCGGCCCGAAGGATCGGGCGCTGGGTCGTTCTCGCCACGCTGCCGTCGAGTTTGTTGCTCGGGGTGACCACGCACATTTCGACCGACCTCGCGCCGGTCCCGCTCTTGTGGGTGGCGCCACTGGCACTGTACCTCATGAGCTTCATTCTGGTGTTCGCCCGGTGGCCGGACGGCGTACACCGCGTCGTCGGTCGGGTGACACCGATGCTGCTCCTGTTCGTCGTGCTCACGCTCTTGCTGAACGCGGCCGAACCACTGGCCCTGGTCGTGCTGCTACACATGGCGGCGTTCTTCGGCGTCTGCCTCGTGTGCCACGGCGAACTGGCCAAGGACCGCCCGCCCGCCGAGTACCTGACCGCGTTCTATTTCTGGCTCTCGTTCGGGGGCGTCCTCGGCGGGCTGTTTAACGCCCTGATCGCGCCGCTCCTGTTTTCGTCACTCGGGATGGTGGAGTACCCGCTGGCCCTCGTGCTGGCCGGGGCCATCCGTCCGCACGACGACGAGCAGGAAGGGAAGCTGCGTGTCCCCGACGTCGTGCTCGTGCTGGTGCTGCTCGGCCTTTCGGTCGGGTTGGTGCTCACGGTGCAGCAGTTCTTGAAGATGCCCGTGGAACAGAGCGCGCCCGACGCCGTCGCCCAGCGCCTGCTCCGCGGGGGGCTGATGTTCGGGATTCCGGGCGTCGCCGCGTTCGCGCTGATCCGCAAACCGGCCCGCTACTCCCTCGCGCTCGCGGCAATTCTGCTCGCGGGCGCCTTCGACACGGGACTGTTCGGCGAGACACTCCATAAAGAGCGGAACTTCTTCGGCGTGATCCGCGTGACGCGGGACGGAAAGTTCATCAAGTTGATTCACGGCACCACACTTCACGGGCAGCAGCGCGCGGACGAACCCGGCCAGCCGCGCCCGATGACGTACTACCACCAAAAGGGACCGGTCGGTAACCTGTTCGACGCGCTGCCCCGGGAGCGGGTGAATAACGTCGCGGTGGTGGGATTGGGGACGGGAGCCGTGGCGTCGTATGCGCAACCCGGTCAGAAGTGGACCTTCTATGAAATCGACCCGGCGGTCGTGCGCATCGCTAACGACAAGCAATACTTCCGGTTCCTGTCGGATTGCCGCGGGTCGTGCGACGTGATCCTCGGCGACGCCCGCCGGCACCTGAACCGTGCCCCGGACGGCGCGTTCGACGTCATTATCCTTGATGGATTCTGTTCCGACGCGATCCCCGTTCACCTGCTCACGCGCGAGGCCATCGCACTTTACATGTCGAAACTCGCGCCCAACGGGATCATCGCCCTACACGTCTCGAACGCGCACCTGAACCTGCCGCCCCTCATCCGCCGATTAGCCGACGACCACAGCCCGTCGCTGGCCACTCGCTACTGTCACGACGTGCCCCTCGACGGCGAGCCCGAAGACGGCAAGACCGAGTCGCAGTGGATGCTGCTGGCGCGCTCGGAAAGCGACCTCGCACCGGTTCTCAACTTCAACAAAACTCACGCCAAGAAGTCGTTCATTCAGTGGGATCCCGTTGATCTAGTAGACGGCCCCATCTGGCGCGACGACTTCGCGAACCTGCTCCGCGTGTGGAAGCGGCGCGGGGAGGAATAA